Part of the Tamandua tetradactyla isolate mTamTet1 chromosome X, mTamTet1.pri, whole genome shotgun sequence genome, TCTTTTGTAGTATTATCATTCATACTTATGTGTATGAACATAGAGGAAGGACTCTCACTTTGTTTAGGAAATCAGGGAAAGCCACCTGGAGATGAGGCTTGATGAGTGTGACTGCCCAAGGGAACACAGGCAAACTcctaaggaaaggaaacatcatGTATAAAAAGAGAAGTCAGAGAGCAGGAATTATGCAGAAAACTTTGCAGAGAGCAATTTAAGCTGTTAGATAGAGTAGCAGGAATCACATCAAAAGGACTCAATAACCCATGTTTaccacaatttattcatttatccattgaACACTAACTGAGCATAGAAGACACCGATTAGTCAATTGAGGAGGAGTAGGGAGAAGAGATAATTACAAATTCCCTACTTCTACAACTACTTCCCCATTTCCAACTCCCTATTCTACAAACACCACCATGGCAAATATTCTTGTATGGGCTCATTTTGAACTTATGATTGCATTTGTCATATTATAAGGGAAGAaagttatcttttcatttttattgggatttctttattctttattggATCTTATTGATTTGGAAGAGTTCTTTATAGATTAGGAATATTAACCTTTTTCTGTCATGTatgttacaaaatattttcccagtttgtcatttgttttttactttaagaAATATCCTTTTGTATATATGGAAGGTTTTAATATTATATAGATAAatgtatctattgtttttttttatagccTCTGGGCCCTATGTCAAGTTTAAAAAGGGATTTGCCATTTTCTTTGCTAAATACTCACAAATCATCAATGTAATAATGTATTCTAGAGTTTTGACAGGGATATACAACTTACTTATTGATTTATTGAATCCAGCTTTTCACAAATGAAAACTTTTGTTTGTTCATACTTAATTTTCTCAGAATGGTATGCCTACAATTCTCCCCTCTGAATCTTTACACATATGTGAACTAGAaattctttcagtctccagtgttgATTTGCTTCATTCTGGAGACTTGAACTGTTTTGCATGGTAGGCACTTACAATCATCTAGCTTGGGCTTAATTCCCTGGACAATGTTTGTTCTGTTAACATTGTGCCATTTTCCCTAAGTCTTAAGCCATTGAGCCCTGTTGTTTATCTTCTTCCAAGGAgacagaaaacttaaaaatagaTATAGATTAAAAAGCAGAGTGGTTTACAGCAAGTTAATGTAAAGGCAAATATACCCTCTAATAAGCTCTAACATACTCTAAGCAAAGTgccataatatatatttataatgaggctcctaaaatcaaggaaaaagtgTGAGGTTTCTTCTGTTTAAGAAGTGCAGCAAATGTGTAATAGGTTTtagaaatattctattttaaatgatttaaataataTCATTTTCAGGAGAAGCTTTGGTTGTTTTAACAGTAAGTTAAAGATTCTTGAGCTGTTATTCCCATCTCACAGATGAAAAGGCTAATAATCATCATGGTTCCCATTTATTGCCCGAGTACCatgtcccaggcactgcactaaGTATGTGACATGCACATTTACACACTTTCTCATTTGTTAATTTCCCCAGACACTGTGATACAGGCACTATTATCCccctccattttatagatgagaaagttGATGCTCAGAGAAGGATagtgacttgtccaaggacaCATAACTAATTACTGATGGAGTCAATCAAACCCAGTTGCTTTGATTCTAAAGCTTGAGCTGCTAACCACTGTGCTTTATTACCTCCCAGATCTGTCTAACTATAGCACTGGTTCTCTTTTTACTGTTACTTTTCCTTCCTACctcaacacaaacacacacacacacacgcacacacaaaaccAAAACATACCCCACCCCTGGCTTATTCTCTTCAGTGCACAAATGGGGCTGGAGTGTGCCTTCCCTATATCTCATTAATAATCTCAAAATAGCACAGAAATTTCTTTGTTCACTTTACCTTTACTTGGATCTGTTTTATCCTATCCACAGACGTCTTCCTACTCCTCTCTGTCTAATGCTGCTGAAGGCTATTTTTATTCAAGACAGCTAGTAGATTTTCTTCAAGATCTAAAGACACTTATGCAATCTTGAGCAAAGGTACGGGACAAAATCAGAGTCGCCTTCACCATCCTGAGGGCTGAAGATCTCTGTAGTAACACACCAGTTACCTTCCTCTGTGAATTACTGAAACTGTCTGTTCAGTTCCATAATTTACTGATACCCTCCTAGCTGCAAAGCACTGAGAAGGTTACAAACAAAGAGAAATCTAGGGATAGCCCTGCTCTAGAAGAATTAATAGTCTAGATGCTGGGTTGAGAAAAGTGCACACATGTGTTGATTAAAGTGCATGTGATAATAACTAACAGGAAAGGCACTAGCAGTGCTTTAGGCCATGAAACTATGAACACGAAGGTGTAGTGGCAAGATGCCAGCCTATGGGACTAACCCACAAAAATGTACCACATTgcatttgaaaacataaaaatatggcTAACAAAAGGATAGGAATATAGTTACTGGGAGAATTTACTCGGGTGTGAGGAAGACCCAGTAATGTTCCAGTAGATTAGGGTGTGCTGGCAGTTTTTCCAACTTGTTGCTCCTGACTCAGCATCTCTCTGAAATATGTGAGGAAGTACAGCTGAGAGAGCCCCGCTTCACTCAAGGCCTTTGCTGACATTGCCCCCAAACCTTCACCAAGCCCCTTCTTCCCACTGTTACATGCCTTGGGAAATAACACCCAAGATTGTATTCTACCTCAAAGAAGAGATTGAGGGTCCTTGTTAGGTTAAAATACttctactactaataataattaaataataatggaaagaaatatgttaatgaaaaatggaggaaaatggGCATACCGCAAAATACTTATatacttataaatattttaaccataaaattcatttttattaaaaataatatcctgTTTCAAGTGCTAACATTTGTAGTGGGCTCTCCAgtcacagaatattttaaaatccattttttcattttgccTCATGATAACCCTGTGACCTAGATACACTATTTGTAGAAGAGGAAACTTCTATCAGTTATTCAGATTGGGGTAAGAGAGTTAGTTGCTGTTTTGTATTAAGGCAGGAAATAGAACTCAGTGATCTCCCAGGGTCACTTACCATTGCTGGATTCAGGAAAAATGCATGAGCATTcatttctagaaaatgcaaactcaaAGTTTTGCCCAATTGAAAATTCACATACCATTCTTATTATGAAGTGATATTTGTATCCCTTTgttagtaaaaaaagaaaatcaattttactGTCAGTAATCAGAAACACTAGAATACAGTATTcaagtaaaatgaaaagcaagagTTTTGGCATGGCCTttattctttgcttctttcttgtgTTTTAGATCCATCACTCGCGCCTACTACAGGAACTCAGTAGGTGGTCTTCTTTTATTTGACATTACCAACCGCAGGTCCTTCCAGAATGTCCATGAATGGTTAGAAGAGACCAAAGTACACGTTCAGCCCTACCAAATTGTATTTGTTCTGGTGGGTCACAAGTGTGACCTGGATACACAGAGGCAAGTGACTCGACATGAGGCAGAGAAACTGGCTGCTGCGTATGGTATGAAGTACATTGAAACATCAGCCCGTGATGCCATTAATGTGGAGAAAGCCTTCACAGACCTGACAAGAGACATATATGAGCTGGTTAAAAGGGGGGAGATTACAATTCAGGAGGGATGGGAAGGGGTGAAGAGTGGATTTGTACCAAATGTAGTTCACTCTTCAGAAGAGGTTGTCAAATCAGAGAGGAGATGTTTGTGCTAGTCAGcccttttatttctaaaacatgCTCTCCAACCTGAACTTCAGTGATTAAAATTGATAGAATCCTTGTGTGGCTGAAGAGAACTCAAATTCCATTTTGGATAACACGTGAGCCTCCTTCCTAGTAGGGCCTCTGATAGACCTTGTGTGTGGGCGTATGGTGGGGCCTGGGTGCTGTCACGGAGGGACTGAATTGCTGATgtgggccaggcactgttttgTGGCTGCTCCATATGCCCATTGTGGACCACATTTTAAGGGGCAACGGTTTGGGGAGCTAGGTCCTAGAAAAATACACCTATAGACAGGACAACCTTTTCTTGGTATTTCAGTTCATTCCTAGGTCATGGAGTTGAAGAAATgtataaagggggaaaatatcACATTGGGAACTAAAAATGACTCTAAGATACAAGATCAATTTATTCAGTGAGAATATCCTACACAAAATGTGTGTGCTGGAATTGGCTGAAAGGTACCAATAAGCTTCTTATCagctcacctgtaaaatgaggggaATGGACTGTTTGCTAAGGCCCTTTCAAGTTCTGGTGTTAATATGAAAAGGGAGGACATTTACAAGCTGTTATAATCACATTTGAAATAAATGTATACCCTTATAATAGAATAACCCtctggaagaggaaagaaatcGTATCAGCAAATTACTGTGTATTAGAAGGGAGAATCACTAATTGAGACGTCATATACTTTCCCCTCTGACCATGCCTGGGCTTTTATTGTATGGACAACTGCAATGTGGAAGTAAACCACCTGCCTACTTCTTCAGGTATCTGGCATCAAGAATGCCAGGGTTGCCTCTAAAAATAACCCTGAGGCAAACACTCATTCAGCAATTGTGTACTGAATACCTGCTAAACAGGAGGCACTGCAAACCTAACAAGCACCTTACAGTTTACATCACAATCTCCTTTAAGTTACTTATTTGATCATCACAATAGGCCTATCATGtttttgtccccattttacagaagagctAACTAAGACCCAGGAGACTAACTTGGCCATGGTCAAGAGCTCCTGACTCCTAATTTCTGTTCTTTCCACCAGATCACCCTGCTGTCAGAGGAACAAACAGCTATTAAATTGTTTACTTTGAAAGAGAGGTGActgtaaataaatgttttctacattttaggataaattttccttttgattccAAGTCAGCTGTAATTCTGAGGGAACCTGGGGATGAATAAGAGCCCATTCAGGTATTATTGACAAGAGGGctttaaataagtgaataattGCACAACTGAAACATATTAGAACTGCATGGGCTATAAGTGTTCTTATCACTAAAACACAGTGGACATTTTATTGAAAGGAACCAAATACACtgatggggagtggggtggggataaAACATTCACCTCACAATGACCTTGGCCATCTGTTTGCCATATACCTTCACTGGGTTCCTACCT contains:
- the RAB39B gene encoding ras-related protein Rab-39B, translating into MEAIWLYQFRLIVIGDSTVGKSCLIRRFTEGRFAQVSDPTVGVDFFSRLVEIEPGKRIKLQIWDTAGQERFRSITRAYYRNSVGGLLLFDITNRRSFQNVHEWLEETKVHVQPYQIVFVLVGHKCDLDTQRQVTRHEAEKLAAAYGMKYIETSARDAINVEKAFTDLTRDIYELVKRGEITIQEGWEGVKSGFVPNVVHSSEEVVKSERRCLC